AAAAGCCCCAAACAAGAAACAAATACTGCCAAGAAAGAAATCAATCCAATAACTGAAGATACATCACCCAAAACCTGATGGATAAATAAAAGCTCCTCGTCCAGGAATTTGTAAGAAAATTTGGAATTTGGATTCACTTCTTTCCAGGATGATTCCAACGCTGCAAGTGTCTCAGCTTGATTTTGGTTTGAAATTTTGACCAAAGCAAAGCCCATTTGGTCTTCCCTGTTTCGCAATACCAAGCTTTCCATTTCCCTCATTGAAGGAAGAAACTGAAAATTCCTGACCACTCCTGCTACCTGCAGATTTTGGTATTCACCGTAATTGTTTATAGTAAATTGCTTGCCGACTGCTTCTTCTATACTTCCGAATTTGAATTCACCCACAGACTTTTCATTTATCAATACCAAATTCGGACTTCCTTCAGCAGGAAGGTTGATTCCAGCCAAAATTTCCAATTCAAAAACGTCTACGGCTGAGGAATTGATATCAAAGAAATTGGTGGAAATACTATCCAAAGGAAAATCAGGATTCACCACCTCACTTCCAAAATTCCAACCTCCTGCCGGTAGTAGGGATGTAGCTCCAACTTCAACTACTGATGGGTTGGAAGCTATCGCCTGGGCAAATCTGGAATAGTTCTCAGGATTATAGAGTTTAACGGTAACAATGTTGTCTTTTTCAAATCCATATTCGAAATTCAACATATGCATGGATTGTGATTTTATCAGAACCACTGAAATGATGAAAATCAGCGAAATGGAAAATTGGACTACCAAAAGGATATTTCGTAGCCTCAGGTTTTTGAACAATCTGACACCACTAAGCTTGTTGAACAGGTTTATGGGATTCAGTTTGGACACATAAGATGCAGGAAGTATCCCGGCCAAAACCCCAACAACAATGCTGAAACCTATAAAAATCAATATAGCAGATAAATTTTGCTCAAAGGAAATCTTGAGATACTTATCAAAAGTCATTCCTGCTACTCCTTTTTGGAGTAACTGAAGAAGGACAAAGGCCAAGACCAATGAACAGAGGGAAATAACTACTGCCTCGGTTATAAACTGCACAAAAATCTGGGTTTTGCTTGCGCCTGAAACCTTCCTGATGCCTACTTCGCGGATCCTGGTGAGTGCCCTGGCTACGGACATATTGGTATAGTTCAGGCAGGCAGAAATCATTACAATGATACATAGCACCACCAATATCAATAGGACTACTTTTGGAATACCAACATGTGTAATGTTTCCAATTATACCCATAGGGTTTATTTCACCCAATGCAACGGCTTTAAAAGAATGTTTATCCTCAAATTTTGACCCATAAATTTCTTCCGAAACTTTATCCAAAATGGACTGAAAGTCACTTTTGTCATGTCCTTCCTCCAAAAGCACGTAAGTATAATTGGTCCATACGTTGTTCCAATCATGCTCGTCTTCTGACATTACAGAGCCTTTTGGCAGGGATTTCATTGTACTCAAGGAGGCCAAAAGTTTGAACGGCAAATGGGTTTTCCCGGGATTGGGGTTGAGAACCCCTGTGATGGTAAAGTAACCGAAATCAGTTTCAAAATTACCTTCCTCTATATCGGTAGCCCTCATATCTTTATCCTTAAAAGCAACAGTTTTGCCAAGGGCTGATTCATTTTTAAACAGAATTTCTGCCAATTCAGAAGTAATCACCATCGAAAACGGTTCCTTCAATGCTGTTACTGGATCTCCTTCTTTGAAAGAAAAATCAAGTATTTTGAAAAGATTTTCATCAGCAAAATAACCTCCACCCGATGCAAATTTCTCCTCATAGATGATATCTCCTCCGATTTCACTATTGATCGCAGCAGCCCATTCAATGATCGGATACTCGCTTTCTAGCTTTTCCGCCATTGGCATTGCCGAACTTGCTATTTCTCCTTGACTAGTTTGGTATTCTGTAGTATGTACCCTGTAGATTCTATCCTTTTTGCTATGGTAGGAATCATAGCTATACTGATCCATCACGATCATAATAATCAGC
This window of the Aquiflexum balticum DSM 16537 genome carries:
- a CDS encoding ABC transporter permease: MLKNYIKIAWRNLVRNKSFSLINILGLAVSMSICLLIIMIVMDQYSYDSYHSKKDRIYRVHTTEYQTSQGEIASSAMPMAEKLESEYPIIEWAAAINSEIGGDIIYEEKFASGGGYFADENLFKILDFSFKEGDPVTALKEPFSMVITSELAEILFKNESALGKTVAFKDKDMRATDIEEGNFETDFGYFTITGVLNPNPGKTHLPFKLLASLSTMKSLPKGSVMSEDEHDWNNVWTNYTYVLLEEGHDKSDFQSILDKVSEEIYGSKFEDKHSFKAVALGEINPMGIIGNITHVGIPKVVLLILVVLCIIVMISACLNYTNMSVARALTRIREVGIRKVSGASKTQIFVQFITEAVVISLCSLVLAFVLLQLLQKGVAGMTFDKYLKISFEQNLSAILIFIGFSIVVGVLAGILPASYVSKLNPINLFNKLSGVRLFKNLRLRNILLVVQFSISLIFIISVVLIKSQSMHMLNFEYGFEKDNIVTVKLYNPENYSRFAQAIASNPSVVEVGATSLLPAGGWNFGSEVVNPDFPLDSISTNFFDINSSAVDVFELEILAGINLPAEGSPNLVLINEKSVGEFKFGSIEEAVGKQFTINNYGEYQNLQVAGVVRNFQFLPSMREMESLVLRNREDQMGFALVKISNQNQAETLAALESSWKEVNPNSKFSYKFLDEELLFIHQVLGDVSSVIGLISFLAVFVSCLGLLGMAIYTAQTRIKEIGIRKTLGSSTSQIIYLLSKAFLVLLGIAVLVAVPSAYFINNLWLNFFASRVSIGVVPIGIGVGAVLLVSLGIIFSQAYRAATINPIESLRNE